From Deinococcus apachensis DSM 19763, one genomic window encodes:
- a CDS encoding Gfo/Idh/MocA family protein, whose amino-acid sequence MTSPVRVGVIGLGAIGQSLLKAFTAEPEVQVTAVCDVDASLAERTARPLAASAWTDYRRMLDAVDLDLVYVAVPPRHHHAIALDVITAGKHILCEKPLALTLAEAQDMQRAAQAAGVVHALNLPLHADPGIETFRRLVGDGSLGVLRRAELTLVFPQWPRGWQQNPWIGGREQGGPIREVGPHLLHVILTTLGPVKRVWTHAEYPVDDLAACEIAALGTLELVDGPLIVVSCLTNVPRPEQVSLTVYGSRGTAGLVNWASPVAASGQAPLEGVPVEGARVPSGARLVRALVSRVRGGPGDLVDFTMGVRIQAVLDAWERSSSTGTWVDVAQA is encoded by the coding sequence ATGACCAGCCCTGTTCGAGTCGGCGTGATCGGCCTCGGTGCCATCGGTCAGAGCTTACTGAAGGCTTTCACGGCCGAGCCCGAGGTGCAGGTCACCGCAGTGTGCGATGTGGACGCCTCCCTCGCTGAAAGGACCGCCCGCCCACTCGCGGCCTCCGCCTGGACCGACTACCGCCGGATGCTCGACGCGGTCGACCTGGATCTCGTGTACGTGGCCGTGCCGCCTCGGCATCATCACGCCATCGCCCTGGATGTCATCACGGCAGGCAAGCACATTCTGTGCGAGAAACCGCTCGCGCTCACGCTGGCCGAAGCGCAGGACATGCAGCGCGCGGCGCAGGCGGCAGGCGTCGTTCACGCGTTGAACCTGCCTCTGCACGCCGACCCTGGGATCGAGACGTTTCGCCGTCTCGTCGGGGATGGCAGTCTCGGGGTACTCCGCCGCGCGGAGTTGACGCTGGTGTTTCCGCAGTGGCCGCGAGGGTGGCAGCAAAATCCCTGGATTGGCGGGCGGGAACAGGGCGGACCGATCCGAGAGGTCGGCCCGCACCTGCTGCATGTCATCCTGACCACACTCGGCCCAGTCAAGCGGGTGTGGACTCACGCCGAGTACCCTGTGGACGACCTGGCAGCATGTGAGATTGCCGCGCTCGGCACGCTCGAGCTCGTGGATGGGCCCCTGATCGTCGTGTCGTGCCTGACGAACGTGCCGCGCCCGGAACAGGTGAGTCTCACAGTGTACGGCTCCAGGGGCACCGCTGGTCTGGTGAACTGGGCTTCGCCGGTGGCGGCGTCGGGGCAGGCACCGCTTGAAGGCGTGCCGGTCGAGGGAGCACGGGTGCCCTCAGGGGCACGGCTGGTGCGGGCGCTGGTGAGCCGTGTGCGTGGTGGACCCGGGGACTTGGTGGACTTCACCATGGGCGTTCGTATCCAGGCCGTCCTGGACGCCTGGGAGCGCTCGTCATCCACGGGGACGTGGGTGGACGT